In a genomic window of Cynocephalus volans isolate mCynVol1 chromosome 1, mCynVol1.pri, whole genome shotgun sequence:
- the LPAR5 gene encoding lysophosphatidic acid receptor 5, translating into MLANSSANTSSTNSSVLPCPDYRPTHRLHMVVYSLVLAAGLPLNALALWVFLRALRVHSVVSVYMCNLAASDLLFTLSLPVRISYYALHHWPFPDLLCQTAGAIFQMNMYGSCIFLTLINVDRYAAIVHPLRLRHLRRRRVARLLCLGVWALILVCAVPAARVHRPSACSHRGLEVRLCFESFGDQLWKGRLLPLVLLAEALGFLLPLVAVLYSSGRVFWTLARPDASRTQRRRKTVRLLLANLVIFLLCFVPYNATLAVYGLLRGHLLVASHAARDRVRQVLMVLVLLAGANCVLDPLVYYFSAEGFRNTLRGLGTPLPARTVATNGARGALAELRVEATHTAAPDASSQGLLRPSDPGTPFTQRPQDSAL; encoded by the coding sequence ATGTTGGCCAACTCCTCAGCCAACACCTCTTCTACCAACAGCTCTGTTCTCCCGTGCCCCGACTACCGGCCCACCCACCGACTGCACATGGTGGTCTACAGCCTGGTGCTGGCGGCCGGGCTACCCCTCAACGCGCTGGCCCTCTGGGTCTTCCTGCGCGCTCTGCGCGTGCACTCGGTGGTGAGCGTGTACATGTGCAACCTGGCGGCCAGCGACCTGCTCTTCACCCTGTCGCTGCCCGTGCGCATCTCCTACTACGCACTGCACCACTGGCCCTTCCCGGACCTCTTGTGCCAGACGGCGGGGGCCATCTTCCAGATGAACATGTACGGCAGCTGCATCTTCCTGACGCTCATCAACGTGGACCGCTACGCCGCCATCGTCCACCCGCTGCGGCTGCGCCACCTGCGGCGGCGCCGCGTGGCGCGGCTGCTGTGCCTCGGAGTGTGGGCGCTCATCCTGGTGTGCGCCGTGCCCGCCGCCCGCGTGCACAGGCCCTCGGCCTGCAGCCACCGGGGCCTCGAGGTGCGCCTGTGCTTCGAGAGCTTCGGCGACCAGCTGTGGAAGGGCAGGCTGCTGCCGCTCGTGCTGCTGGCCGAGGCGCTGGGCTTCCTGCTGCCCCTGGTGGCCGTGCTCTATTCGTCGGGCCGCGTCTTCTGGACGCTGGCGAGGCCCGACGCGTCGCGGACCCAGCGGCGGCGGAAGACCGTGCGCCTCCTGCTGGCCAACCTCGTCATCTTCCTGCTGTGCTTCGTGCCCTACAACGCCACGCTGGCCGTCTACGGGCTGCTGCGGGGACACCTGCTGGTGGCCAGCCACGCGGCCCGCGACCGGGTGCGCCAGGTGCTGatggtgctggtgctgctggccGGCGCCAACTGCGTGCTGGACCCGCTCGTGTACTACTTCAGCGCCGAGGGGTTCCGCAACACCCTGCGCGGCCTGGGCACGCCGCTCCCGGCCAGGACCGTGGCCACCAACGGGGCTCGTGGCGCGCTCGCCGAACTGCGCGTGGAGGCCACGCACACCGCAGCGCCGGACGCTTCCAGTCAGGGGCTGCTCAGGCCCTCCGACCCCGGGACGCCCTTCACGCAGCGGCCCCAGGACTCGGCTCTCTGA